The Heyndrickxia vini genome contains a region encoding:
- a CDS encoding short-chain fatty acid transporter codes for MKVLINFSNRLMQRYLPDPYLFVVLLSLVVFILGLIFTKSSPIDMVQFWGDGFWGLLEFSMQMVLVLVTGHVLASSPVFKKILGGLASTAKSPGSAIIIVTVVSVIASWINWGFGLVIGALFAKELAKRIANVDYRLLIASAYSGFLVWHGGISGSIPLSIATPKHPFEDKIGVIPTSETIFSTYNIAIVVALFIILPLLNRFMMPSKDQTITVDPAILQEETSLHAAAIDKESITPATRLENSYITSLIIGILGLIFIGYYFINNGFKLNLNIVNFIFLFLGILFHWTPKRFLDAVANAVKGSAGIIIQFPFYAGIMGMMTASGLAAVMSEGFVSISNDFTFYCFAFLSGGLVNFFVPSGGGQWAVQAPIMLDAAQAMGASTAKTAMAIAWGDAWTNMIQPFWALPALAIAGLKAKDIMGFCVIVLIVSGIIISLGMLFL; via the coding sequence TTGAAGGTATTAATTAACTTTTCAAATCGTTTGATGCAACGCTATTTGCCTGATCCGTACTTATTTGTAGTATTACTTTCATTAGTCGTGTTTATTTTAGGTTTGATTTTCACCAAAAGTTCGCCTATTGATATGGTTCAATTCTGGGGAGATGGGTTTTGGGGCTTATTAGAGTTTTCGATGCAAATGGTTCTTGTTCTTGTTACAGGACATGTGCTAGCGAGTAGCCCTGTTTTTAAAAAAATATTAGGTGGATTAGCAAGTACTGCAAAATCACCGGGCTCTGCCATTATTATTGTTACAGTAGTATCTGTAATAGCCAGTTGGATAAATTGGGGATTTGGCTTGGTTATCGGTGCACTTTTTGCAAAGGAACTAGCAAAAAGAATTGCAAATGTAGATTATCGCCTTTTGATTGCAAGTGCTTACTCAGGTTTCCTTGTTTGGCATGGTGGAATTTCTGGTTCCATCCCTTTATCTATTGCCACACCGAAGCATCCATTTGAAGATAAAATTGGGGTCATTCCTACAAGTGAAACCATTTTTTCAACGTATAATATTGCCATCGTTGTCGCTTTATTTATTATCCTACCACTATTAAATCGATTTATGATGCCGTCGAAAGATCAAACGATTACAGTAGATCCAGCTATTCTACAGGAAGAGACAAGTTTACATGCTGCAGCAATAGATAAAGAGAGCATCACTCCAGCAACGAGATTAGAAAACAGCTACATCACTTCACTTATAATTGGCATACTCGGTCTCATCTTTATAGGCTATTACTTTATAAACAATGGATTCAAACTAAATTTAAATATCGTTAATTTTATCTTTTTATTTTTGGGGATATTATTTCATTGGACACCTAAACGATTTCTAGATGCGGTGGCGAACGCGGTGAAAGGATCGGCCGGGATTATCATTCAATTTCCTTTTTACGCAGGAATCATGGGGATGATGACTGCCTCAGGGTTAGCTGCCGTAATGTCTGAAGGATTTGTTTCCATTTCAAACGACTTTACCTTTTATTGTTTTGCGTTTTTAAGTGGGGGCCTTGTCAATTTCTTTGTTCCTTCAGGTGGTGGACAGTGGGCCGTTCAGGCACCCATTATGCTAGATGCAGCTCAAGCAATGGGAGCATCAACAGCTAAAACAGCAATGGCAATTGCTTGGGGGGATGCATGGACGAATATGATTCAACCGTTTTGGGCCCTTCCCGCATTAGCAATTGCAGGATTAAAAGCTAAGGATATTATGGGTTTTTGTGTAATTGTTCTCATTGTAAGTGGGATAATTATTAGTTTAGGTATGCTCTTTTTATAG
- a CDS encoding TetR/AcrR family transcriptional regulator, with the protein MPEHDSVLDILFENQEMTEKQKRILEAAVEIFSEKGYSATSTNEIAKKAGVAEGTIFRHYKTKKDLLLSIIAPTMAKFIAPFIIRDFNKVLLSEYQSFEDFLKAVIINRMEFAKRHLPMIKILIQEIPFHPELREQFKDHVLNQVVERFTFIVETYQKKGEIIDMPTQSVIRLTASSILGFVIGKFLIFPESNWDEEEEIERTIQFILRGLSASSKMKG; encoded by the coding sequence ATGCCTGAACATGATAGTGTTCTTGATATACTTTTTGAAAACCAAGAAATGACTGAGAAGCAAAAGAGAATTCTTGAAGCTGCTGTAGAAATTTTTTCAGAAAAAGGTTATTCCGCTACTTCTACAAATGAAATTGCCAAAAAGGCAGGGGTTGCTGAAGGTACCATTTTTCGCCATTATAAAACGAAAAAAGATTTATTATTATCAATAATTGCCCCAACAATGGCAAAGTTCATCGCTCCGTTTATTATTCGAGATTTCAATAAAGTTTTGTTATCAGAATATCAAAGTTTTGAAGATTTTTTAAAAGCTGTGATTATCAACCGAATGGAGTTTGCAAAAAGGCATTTGCCAATGATCAAAATATTAATTCAAGAAATCCCCTTTCACCCTGAATTGCGAGAACAATTTAAGGATCATGTACTTAATCAAGTAGTTGAACGTTTCACATTCATCGTTGAAACTTATCAAAAAAAAGGTGAAATCATCGATATGCCAACGCAATCGGTCATTCGACTTACAGCATCATCCATTCTAGGTTTTGTCATTGGAAAATTTTTAATCTTTCCTGAGTCAAATTGGGATGAGGAAGAGGAAATAGAAAGAACCATCCAATTTATTCTACGGGGATTATCAGCTTCTAGTAAAATGAAAGGGTAG
- a CDS encoding ABC transporter permease — MRIGALIKRICRQMIRDKRTLALMMIAPLIILTLIHFLFTSDSDEEIKIGVMNVDSSFVNQLKDQDILVIKYDPSNDSKKIILKDELDGVLQLKGNQPLLTLKNDDPTVSNALQMKIQQMFSAHVSKMNNHSNLKEFPKIDTSYLYGTNDTTFFDVLNPILIGFFVFFFVFLISGIALLRERTTGTLERLVATPIKRSEIVFGYLFGYGIFAVIQTVIVVFYAIHVLDIMLVGSIWNVLLTNLLLALVALSLGTLLSAFANTEFQMMQFIPIVVVPQVFFAGIFPVEGMANWLQVIAKFMPMYYGGDALRSIMYKGLQFQDIYTDLLMLFGFALLFIVLNVFALKKYRKI, encoded by the coding sequence ATGAGAATTGGTGCATTAATAAAAAGAATTTGCAGGCAAATGATTCGAGATAAACGAACACTTGCATTAATGATGATTGCCCCACTCATCATTTTAACTCTTATTCATTTTCTCTTTACAAGCGATTCCGATGAAGAAATTAAAATCGGTGTAATGAATGTGGATTCTTCTTTCGTTAACCAATTGAAAGACCAAGATATACTTGTTATAAAATATGACCCATCAAACGATTCGAAAAAGATAATCTTAAAAGATGAATTAGATGGAGTCCTTCAGTTAAAAGGGAATCAACCTTTGCTTACATTAAAAAACGATGATCCTACTGTATCAAACGCTTTACAAATGAAAATTCAACAAATGTTTTCCGCACATGTATCAAAAATGAATAATCATAGTAACCTAAAGGAATTCCCTAAGATTGATACTTCTTATCTATATGGTACTAACGATACGACATTTTTTGACGTATTAAATCCGATATTAATTGGATTCTTTGTCTTTTTCTTTGTCTTTCTTATTTCAGGAATTGCTCTTTTAAGAGAACGGACAACTGGAACTCTCGAAAGACTTGTAGCTACGCCCATAAAAAGAAGTGAGATTGTTTTTGGCTATTTATTCGGTTATGGAATATTCGCTGTCATTCAAACTGTTATTGTTGTATTTTATGCAATACATGTATTAGATATTATGTTAGTTGGTTCTATCTGGAACGTTTTGCTCACTAATTTACTATTAGCTCTTGTTGCCTTATCTTTAGGAACCCTACTGTCCGCTTTTGCAAATACGGAATTTCAAATGATGCAATTTATTCCGATTGTTGTCGTTCCGCAAGTATTTTTTGCTGGAATTTTCCCTGTTGAAGGAATGGCAAACTGGTTACAAGTTATCGCTAAGTTTATGCCAATGTATTACGGTGGAGATGCATTACGAAGTATTATGTATAAAGGATTACAATTTCAAGATATTTATACTGATTTACTTATGCTTTTTGGCTTTGCACTTCTCTTTATTGTTTTAAACGTGTTTGCTTTAAAGAAATATCGTAAAATATAA
- a CDS encoding Cof-type HAD-IIB family hydrolase, which translates to MIKCIASDMDGTLLNSRQEISELNRKAILFAKDQGVEFVIATGRSYDEAKVILEATGINCPIIAANGAEIRNIQGDIVSTTGIDKEHASSIINVLSQLDIYFEVYTSKGKYTKDQEKSISVIVDIFHTANPERPIEEIRSTIEDRFVKGFIQTVDDYGKVLFDSDCVVYKIIAFSKDEKQLTMANASLKALKEIKITSSGHNNLEINHIDAQKGIALEAFVKSKGITLKETMAIGDNFNDLSMLKKVGYPVAMGNAEDEIKKVIANHTVKNDEDGVGKAIYQVLNGQAVK; encoded by the coding sequence ATGATTAAATGCATAGCTTCAGATATGGATGGTACGTTATTAAATTCAAGGCAGGAAATTAGTGAGTTAAATCGGAAAGCGATTCTTTTTGCGAAGGATCAAGGGGTTGAATTTGTCATTGCTACAGGTCGTTCTTATGATGAGGCCAAAGTCATTTTGGAAGCTACAGGAATTAACTGCCCCATTATTGCTGCAAATGGAGCAGAAATAAGAAATATCCAAGGTGATATCGTCAGTACAACAGGAATTGATAAGGAACATGCATCATCCATTATCAATGTTCTTAGCCAATTAGACATATATTTCGAGGTTTATACGAGTAAAGGGAAATATACAAAGGATCAAGAGAAAAGTATTAGTGTTATCGTCGACATTTTTCACACGGCCAATCCTGAACGGCCTATAGAAGAGATTCGCTCAACCATTGAAGATAGATTTGTAAAAGGCTTTATTCAAACAGTTGATGATTATGGAAAGGTTCTTTTCGATTCAGATTGTGTGGTTTATAAAATAATTGCCTTTTCTAAAGACGAAAAACAATTAACAATGGCCAATGCCTCACTAAAAGCATTAAAGGAAATCAAGATTACTTCTTCAGGACATAATAATCTTGAAATTAATCATATTGATGCACAAAAGGGAATTGCCCTTGAAGCATTTGTAAAATCAAAAGGAATTACACTTAAGGAAACAATGGCCATAGGAGACAATTTTAACGATCTTTCCATGTTGAAAAAGGTAGGATATCCAGTAGCAATGGGTAATGCAGAAGATGAAATTAAAAAGGTGATTGCCAATCACACAGTGAAGAATGATGAAGATGGTGTAGGTAAAGCTATTTATCAAGTATTGAATGGTCAAGCAGTTAAATAA